Proteins from a single region of Campylobacter sp. RM16704:
- a CDS encoding phosphoglycerate kinase gives MSSILSIKDIDLAKKKVFIRCDFNVPQDEFLNITDDRRIRSAIPTIRYCLDNGCAVILASHLGRPKEIASKYSLEPVAKRLARLMAKEVIMAKDVIGEDAKKKASELKPSEILLLENLRFEKGETKNDENLAKELASMADVYINDAFGVCHRAHASVEAITKYFDNANKGAGFLLQKEIEFASNLIKHPARPFVAVVGGSKVSGKLQALTNLLPKVDKLIIGGGMAFTFLKAQGYDIGNSLLEEDLIEEANKILLKGKNLGVKIYLPVDVTAAQTCSQEAVMKYTPVQEIPAGWMGLDIGPASVRLFKEALSDAQTIWWNGPMGVFEIDKFSKGSIKMSHYISESHATTVIGGGDTADVVARAGDADEMTFISTGGGASLELIEGKELPGVKPLTIKDNE, from the coding sequence ATGAGTAGTATTTTATCAATTAAAGATATTGATCTTGCTAAGAAAAAAGTATTTATTAGATGTGATTTTAATGTTCCTCAAGATGAGTTTTTAAATATCACTGATGATCGTCGTATTCGTTCAGCTATCCCTACTATAAGATATTGTTTAGATAATGGTTGTGCAGTTATTTTAGCTTCACACTTAGGCCGACCAAAAGAAATTGCTTCAAAATATTCTTTAGAGCCGGTTGCAAAAAGACTAGCTCGCTTAATGGCAAAAGAAGTTATTATGGCTAAAGATGTTATAGGCGAAGATGCAAAGAAAAAAGCAAGTGAATTAAAGCCAAGTGAAATTTTGCTTTTAGAAAATTTACGCTTTGAAAAAGGTGAAACTAAAAACGATGAAAATTTAGCTAAAGAACTTGCTTCTATGGCTGATGTTTATATTAACGATGCTTTTGGAGTTTGTCATAGAGCTCATGCTAGTGTTGAAGCTATAACAAAATACTTTGATAATGCCAATAAAGGTGCAGGATTTTTACTCCAAAAAGAAATAGAATTTGCAAGCAATCTCATCAAACATCCAGCGCGTCCTTTTGTAGCTGTAGTAGGTGGATCAAAAGTAAGTGGAAAATTGCAAGCTTTGACTAATCTACTTCCAAAAGTAGATAAATTAATCATAGGCGGTGGTATGGCCTTTACTTTCTTAAAAGCACAAGGTTATGATATAGGAAATTCGCTTTTAGAAGAAGATTTAATTGAAGAGGCAAATAAAATCTTACTCAAAGGTAAAAATCTAGGTGTAAAAATTTATCTTCCTGTAGATGTTACAGCGGCACAAACTTGTTCACAAGAAGCGGTGATGAAATACACCCCCGTACAAGAAATTCCAGCAGGTTGGATGGGACTTGATATAGGTCCTGCTAGTGTAAGATTGTTTAAAGAAGCACTTTCTGATGCTCAAACTATATGGTGGAATGGTCCTATGGGAGTTTTTGAAATTGATAAATTCTCAAAAGGTAGCATTAAAATGAGTCATTATATTAGCGAATCTCATGCGACAACTGTAATAGGTGGTGGTGATACAGCTGATGTTGTAGCAAGAGCAGGCGATGCTGATGAAATGACTTTTATTTCAACAGGCGGCGGAGCTTCTTTAGAGCTTATAGAAGGTAAAGAACTTCCTGGTGTAAAACCTTTAACAATAAAGGATAATGAATGA
- the gap gene encoding type I glyceraldehyde-3-phosphate dehydrogenase: MAVKVAINGFGRIGRCVARIIMKRNDIELVAINDTTDIELTKYLFKYDTVHGVYDGNVESENDDLIIDNKKIKVLKSRNVADLDFAKYGAQIVLECTGAHLTMEKCQGFLDHGVQKVIMSAPAKDKTPTYVLGVNAHEYKGENIISNASCTTNCLGPICRVLQDNFGIEKGLMTTIHAYTNGQSIIDAKARDKRRSRAAAQNIIPTSTGAAKAMKLVMPELDGKLHGQSMRVPVADVSTVDLTATLKKKVSKEEINEAFRKAANSNLKGLLLVDDEERVSSDFITCSYGAIVASDLTQVICDDFVKVVAWYDNEWGYSSRLVDMAVFVAKA, from the coding sequence ATGGCTGTAAAAGTTGCAATAAATGGTTTTGGACGCATTGGAAGATGTGTTGCTAGAATTATCATGAAACGTAATGATATAGAACTTGTAGCGATTAATGATACCACTGATATTGAACTAACTAAATATCTTTTTAAATACGACACCGTTCATGGTGTATATGATGGCAATGTTGAAAGTGAAAATGATGATTTAATAATTGACAATAAAAAAATAAAAGTTTTAAAAAGTAGAAATGTGGCAGATTTGGACTTTGCAAAATATGGTGCACAAATTGTTTTAGAATGTACAGGGGCACATTTAACTATGGAAAAATGTCAAGGATTTTTAGATCATGGGGTACAAAAAGTTATCATGAGTGCACCTGCAAAAGATAAAACTCCAACCTATGTTTTAGGAGTAAATGCACATGAGTATAAAGGTGAAAATATCATCTCCAATGCAAGTTGTACTACTAACTGCTTAGGTCCAATTTGTAGAGTTTTGCAAGATAATTTTGGTATAGAAAAAGGCTTAATGACAACTATTCATGCATATACTAATGGACAAAGCATTATTGATGCAAAAGCAAGAGATAAAAGAAGATCACGTGCTGCTGCACAAAATATTATCCCTACTTCTACTGGTGCAGCAAAAGCTATGAAACTTGTTATGCCTGAACTTGATGGAAAATTGCACGGCCAAAGTATGCGCGTGCCTGTAGCTGATGTATCAACGGTGGATTTGACTGCAACTTTAAAGAAAAAAGTAAGTAAAGAAGAAATCAACGAAGCTTTTAGAAAAGCAGCTAATAGTAACTTAAAAGGCTTATTGTTAGTAGATGATGAAGAAAGAGTCTCAAGTGATTTTATCACTTGTTCTTATGGTGCGATTGTAGCAAGTGATTTAACTCAAGTAATTTGTGATGATTTTGTTAAAGTAGTTGCTTGGTATGATAATGAATGGGGATATTCTTCTCGTTTAGTAGATATGGCAGTATTTGTCGCAAAGGCATAA
- the nadD gene encoding nicotinate (nicotinamide) nucleotide adenylyltransferase: MKIALFGGSFDPPHLGHNAIVLNALGNLVLDKLIIMPTFISPFKQEFTADEQKRLKWCEMIWGGLKKVEICDFEIKKQRPVPSIESVDFLYQKYQISKFYLILGADHLQSLEKWHEFERLQSLVEFVIAKRDSIFIPKYFKTLDTKVNISSSFIRQTLQTTQVCEQIKEEVKLYYSKFKNI; the protein is encoded by the coding sequence ATGAAAATTGCACTTTTTGGTGGCAGTTTTGATCCACCTCACTTAGGACATAATGCTATAGTCTTAAATGCTTTAGGAAATTTAGTTCTTGACAAGCTTATTATTATGCCTACATTTATTAGTCCATTTAAACAAGAATTTACAGCAGATGAACAAAAACGCTTAAAATGGTGTGAGATGATTTGGGGAGGTTTAAAAAAAGTTGAAATTTGTGACTTTGAAATAAAAAAGCAAAGACCTGTTCCTAGTATAGAAAGTGTTGATTTTTTGTATCAAAAATATCAAATTTCAAAATTTTATCTTATTTTAGGAGCTGATCATTTACAAAGTCTTGAAAAATGGCATGAATTTGAAAGATTGCAAAGTTTGGTAGAATTTGTTATAGCTAAAAGAGATAGTATTTTTATACCAAAATATTTCAAAACATTAGATACTAAAGTAAATATTTCTTCTTCTTTTATAAGGCAAACCTTGCAAACAACACAAGTTTGCGAGCAAATCAAAGAAGAAGTTAAGCTTTATTATTCTAAATTTAAAAATATTTAA
- the rsfS gene encoding ribosome silencing factor, translating to MQERINNIVQILDDKKADLIETFDMQDKDYFVKFVVIATTMGERHALSLIDDLKTNLKSKGEEFLNIESSEEWTVLDLGDILIHLMSETYRAKYNIEDFLKSLNKENLN from the coding sequence ATGCAAGAAAGAATTAACAATATAGTTCAAATTTTAGATGACAAAAAAGCAGATTTAATAGAAACTTTTGATATGCAAGATAAGGATTATTTTGTTAAATTTGTAGTAATTGCTACTACTATGGGGGAAAGACATGCACTTTCTTTGATTGATGATTTAAAAACTAATCTTAAAAGTAAAGGTGAAGAATTTTTAAATATAGAAAGCAGTGAAGAATGGACTGTGCTTGATTTAGGAGATATTTTAATCCATTTAATGAGTGAAACTTATAGAGCAAAATACAATATTGAAGATTTTTTAAAAAGCTTAAACAAAGAAAATCTTAATTAG
- a CDS encoding tetratricopeptide repeat protein, whose translation MDSLIVELSDLAKEYFENSEFEKCDEILSELIAFCKGEITLAQDGQMIFIDDEDKERLLLEAYHNRALCRFNCLKFQEALKDATIAVEFDPSNVFLFNLLGLCNFKLDLLQDALLAFNRVIALDNAYYLAYFNRARVYILLDEHTKALKDLQTCIDLAPKYHIAYYTRAIALLSVDPKQALLDFKKSQNLGFESTQLLYYQGVAYENLENYQKAVEFFTKTIEYDENYADAYYKRANNKRKIDDLEGALQDCLKSIELDNENAMAYLILGHIYKDLEKIELSIDAFKKSIELDENLQYPCFALARILYDLKDYEQALKYYDKTIELYEEYAQAYINRGNTKINLKMIEEAIEDFDLAAKYYQERARKHDLTPSELAELKHAVPYGFYHLGNSLYEIDKYDEALISYEKALKYQKEYPDVFFNRAYLKSDLEKYEEALEDSELAIKYYKKQNNTEDYANSLSQRAWIKSKLERFQEAIDEYNELIKSYKDYIDLKDVLFERAYCAKELESYEELIAYCNAAHKVDKNNFKLYFWQGIAKYNLSLEEEAIKDLNKALKIDKNHNGAKYYKGLCYEDLYIFEEAIKCYDSVILSNEEDDESYFHRAKCKRNLEKYNEALKDINECLKIIDDVAEYWIEKAQILSFLGKYEESFKAAKKASELEPKSYECYHFMGAVKVYSQDFKEAIKYLNMALNLDENQNWTHYYKAECLRNLGEFDDAIKCYEDCLKITRENTDALVGKIQCLEQLQEYKKALETANELLKLDSEHEEALKYQNLLMQKLKQQNKKWWKIWN comes from the coding sequence TTGGATAGTTTAATTGTTGAATTATCAGATTTAGCTAAAGAATATTTTGAAAATTCAGAATTTGAAAAATGTGATGAAATTTTAAGTGAGCTTATAGCTTTTTGTAAAGGTGAAATCACACTTGCCCAAGATGGTCAAATGATTTTTATAGATGATGAGGACAAAGAGCGTTTGCTTTTAGAAGCTTATCATAATAGAGCACTTTGCAGATTTAATTGCTTAAAATTTCAAGAAGCACTCAAAGATGCAACTATAGCTGTGGAATTTGATCCTAGTAATGTATTTTTATTTAATCTTTTGGGTTTGTGTAATTTTAAATTAGATTTATTACAAGATGCACTTTTGGCTTTTAATAGGGTTATAGCACTAGATAATGCATATTATTTAGCTTATTTTAATAGAGCTAGAGTTTATATACTTTTAGATGAACACACAAAAGCTTTAAAAGATTTACAAACTTGTATTGATTTAGCTCCAAAATATCATATTGCTTATTATACTAGAGCTATTGCCTTACTTAGTGTTGATCCAAAACAAGCTTTGCTTGATTTTAAAAAGTCTCAAAATTTGGGTTTTGAATCCACACAATTGCTTTATTATCAAGGCGTAGCTTATGAGAATTTAGAAAATTATCAAAAAGCTGTAGAATTTTTTACTAAAACGATTGAGTATGATGAAAATTATGCTGATGCATATTATAAAAGAGCTAATAATAAACGCAAAATAGATGATTTAGAGGGGGCTTTGCAAGATTGCTTAAAATCAATTGAATTAGATAATGAAAATGCAATGGCATATTTGATTTTGGGACATATTTATAAAGATTTAGAAAAGATAGAATTATCAATAGATGCTTTTAAAAAATCAATTGAATTAGATGAAAATTTACAATATCCATGTTTTGCATTAGCTAGGATTTTATATGATTTAAAAGATTATGAACAGGCTTTGAAGTATTATGATAAAACAATTGAGCTTTATGAAGAATACGCCCAAGCATACATTAACAGAGGTAATACTAAAATCAATCTAAAAATGATTGAAGAGGCTATAGAAGATTTTGACTTAGCAGCTAAATATTATCAAGAAAGAGCAAGAAAACATGATCTTACTCCATCAGAATTAGCAGAGCTTAAACACGCAGTTCCTTATGGTTTTTATCATTTAGGCAATAGTTTATATGAGATAGATAAATACGATGAAGCATTAATAAGTTATGAAAAAGCTTTGAAATATCAAAAAGAATATCCTGATGTATTTTTTAACAGGGCTTATTTAAAATCTGATCTTGAAAAATATGAGGAAGCTTTAGAAGATAGCGAGCTAGCTATAAAATATTATAAAAAACAAAATAATACTGAAGATTATGCTAATTCTCTTTCTCAAAGAGCTTGGATTAAAAGCAAACTTGAAAGATTTCAAGAAGCTATAGATGAATACAATGAGCTTATAAAATCATATAAAGACTATATTGATTTAAAAGATGTACTATTTGAAAGAGCATATTGTGCAAAAGAACTTGAATCTTATGAAGAATTAATAGCTTATTGTAATGCAGCACACAAGGTAGATAAAAATAATTTTAAACTTTATTTTTGGCAAGGAATTGCTAAATATAATTTAAGCTTAGAAGAAGAAGCTATAAAAGATTTAAATAAGGCTTTAAAAATTGATAAAAATCACAATGGAGCAAAGTATTATAAAGGTCTTTGTTATGAAGATCTTTATATATTTGAAGAAGCTATAAAATGCTATGATAGCGTGATTTTAAGCAATGAAGAAGATGATGAATCGTATTTTCATAGAGCAAAATGCAAAAGAAATCTTGAAAAATACAACGAAGCTTTAAAGGATATTAACGAGTGCTTAAAAATAATTGATGATGTTGCAGAATATTGGATAGAAAAAGCACAAATTTTAAGCTTTTTAGGAAAATATGAAGAAAGTTTTAAAGCAGCAAAAAAAGCTAGCGAGCTCGAACCAAAATCATATGAATGTTATCATTTTATGGGTGCGGTTAAAGTATATTCGCAAGATTTTAAAGAAGCTATAAAATATCTTAATATGGCTTTAAATTTAGATGAAAATCAAAACTGGACACATTATTATAAGGCAGAATGTTTAAGAAATTTGGGTGAATTTGATGATGCTATAAAATGTTATGAGGATTGTTTAAAAATAACTAGAGAAAACACCGATGCTTTAGTGGGAAAAATTCAATGCTTAGAGCAATTACAAGAATATAAAAAGGCATTAGAAACTGCTAACGAACTTTTAAAGTTAGATTCAGAACACGAAGAAGCATTAAAATATCAAAATCTTTTAATGCAAAAACTAAAACAGCAAAATAAAAAATGGTGGAAAATTTGGAATTAA
- a CDS encoding DUF1090 family protein, translating into MKKIFILLAFCSLAFSTQCEKKIEQIQKEITYAKNYNHHQKVLNLELVLKEVQANCAKDPYYYDKKLEAKKLKEQEIEKIEQELKELKKQKDYMSKAEYKSKKETLKNKKEKIKKEIEEYLDNL; encoded by the coding sequence ATGAAAAAAATATTTATTTTACTTGCTTTTTGTTCTTTAGCTTTTTCTACACAATGTGAAAAAAAGATAGAACAAATTCAAAAAGAAATAACTTATGCAAAAAATTATAACCATCACCAAAAAGTTCTAAATTTAGAACTTGTATTAAAAGAAGTTCAAGCAAATTGTGCTAAAGATCCTTATTATTATGATAAAAAATTAGAAGCAAAAAAACTTAAAGAACAAGAAATTGAAAAAATCGAACAAGAGCTAAAAGAGTTAAAAAAACAAAAAGATTATATGAGTAAAGCAGAATACAAAAGTAAAAAAGAAACTTTAAAAAATAAAAAAGAAAAAATCAAAAAAGAGATTGAAGAATACTTAGACAATCTCTAA
- a CDS encoding DUF4153 domain-containing protein has translation MFKNFIHSSYLALANHPLGAIFYLFFWFLIAFFYDSYIVSDFLFLGLFVIFCETFFTAKTSLKQAYKNPKNFWTIFFGLIFYIFLHFIFKQDENYLIFYTNNTFYISLTIALISLVCARKLHDFDTFHHFLAALSFSISFWLIFGIFLAIFYSSFNFLFDISSSKLNSHVLSLWFFSAGIFSLFLLGNFISYNFNKIFIFILNTFSILYIIMLFAYSLGVLFNLLESLSIVHLCLWFGVFLLFNFWINLSFYKIKKIILYAFFIFLSFLTSFVFYAIITRIIQYGFTPERLAVLTLNLWLIISSFLSVFKQNKALKFSFYLLAFMSLFLGIFANYISISSQKHRLEKLEKIIQEKKSEFDYSKSKQYYDQIKDIKNTIYNLDKNYDKSYSFDEFLKKNNLNHLKNQTKPFNPDLSMYKNFNPEYLKLKKDYDEILFNFTNKSNFKYSMKIQDNILYFYLQEQEILKINDFDKILKTYQKNSQLDYELYNGSTITFIPLMFNIDARGNVTKFKTHIFIKNTK, from the coding sequence ATGTTTAAAAATTTTATTCATTCTAGTTATTTAGCCTTAGCAAATCACCCACTTGGGGCAATTTTTTATTTATTTTTTTGGTTTTTGATAGCATTTTTTTACGATAGTTATATTGTATCTGACTTTTTATTTTTAGGACTTTTTGTTATTTTTTGTGAGACATTTTTTACGGCAAAAACAAGCTTAAAGCAAGCCTATAAAAATCCAAAAAATTTTTGGACTATTTTCTTTGGGTTAATTTTTTATATATTTTTACATTTTATCTTTAAGCAAGATGAAAATTATCTAATATTTTACACCAATAATACTTTTTATATATCTTTAACAATTGCTCTTATATCTTTAGTGTGTGCAAGAAAACTACACGATTTTGATACTTTTCATCATTTTTTAGCAGCCCTTTCTTTTAGCATAAGTTTTTGGCTGATTTTTGGTATATTTTTAGCTATATTTTATAGTTCATTTAATTTTTTATTTGATATTTCTTCAAGCAAGCTAAATTCTCATGTTTTATCATTATGGTTCTTTAGTGCCGGAATTTTTTCTTTATTTTTACTTGGAAATTTTATTTCATATAATTTTAATAAAATTTTTATATTTATATTAAATACTTTTAGTATTTTATATATAATCATGCTTTTTGCTTATAGCTTAGGAGTGTTATTTAATCTTTTAGAAAGTCTTAGCATAGTTCATTTGTGTCTTTGGTTTGGAGTTTTTTTATTATTTAATTTTTGGATAAATTTATCTTTTTATAAAATCAAAAAAATTATTCTTTATGCTTTTTTTATATTTTTATCATTTTTAACAAGTTTTGTATTTTATGCCATTATAACTAGAATTATACAATATGGATTTACCCCTGAACGCTTAGCTGTATTAACTCTTAATTTATGGCTAATAATTTCAAGTTTTTTAAGCGTATTTAAGCAAAATAAAGCATTAAAATTTTCTTTTTATCTACTTGCATTTATGTCGTTATTTTTGGGAATTTTTGCAAATTATATAAGTATTTCTTCTCAAAAACATCGATTAGAAAAACTAGAAAAAATTATACAAGAAAAAAAATCAGAATTTGATTATTCTAAAAGCAAACAATACTATGATCAAATAAAAGATATTAAAAATACCATATACAATCTAGATAAAAATTATGATAAATCTTATAGTTTTGATGAATTTTTAAAGAAAAATAATCTCAATCATTTAAAAAATCAAACAAAACCTTTTAATCCTGATCTTTCTATGTATAAAAATTTTAATCCAGAATACTTAAAATTAAAAAAAGACTATGATGAGATATTGTTTAATTTCACTAATAAAAGCAATTTTAAATACTCAATGAAAATACAAGATAATATTTTATACTTTTACTTACAAGAACAAGAAATTTTAAAAATTAATGATTTTGATAAAATTTTAAAAACCTATCAAAAAAACTCTCAACTAGATTATGAGCTTTACAATGGCTCTACTATAACTTTTATACCTTTAATGTTTAACATAGATGCAAGAGGAAATGTAACAAAATTTAAAACTCATATTTTTATAAAAAACACTAAATAA
- a CDS encoding HIT family protein encodes MIYQNDYLYIEKENSQIPWIKIFTKENYKELSDCPDFLQNILFQSVIASELSLKEYYKPEKINIASFANYVPRVHFHIMARFKEDAFFPECMWGKQQREIKDLNLPNFEGFTLILIERLKKIYV; translated from the coding sequence ATGATTTATCAAAACGATTATTTATATATAGAAAAAGAAAATTCTCAAATTCCTTGGATTAAAATTTTTACCAAAGAAAACTACAAAGAATTAAGTGATTGCCCTGATTTTTTACAAAACATACTTTTTCAATCTGTTATAGCTAGTGAGCTTAGTTTAAAAGAATATTATAAGCCGGAAAAAATTAATATCGCATCTTTTGCAAATTATGTTCCTAGAGTACATTTTCACATAATGGCAAGATTTAAAGAGGATGCATTTTTTCCCGAATGCATGTGGGGGAAACAACAAAGAGAAATCAAAGATTTAAATTTGCCAAATTTTGAAGGCTTTACTTTGATTTTAATTGAAAGACTAAAAAAAATTTATGTTTAA
- the fumC gene encoding class II fumarate hydratase, producing MEYRIEHDTMGEVKVPNDKYWGAQTQRSFENFKISCEKMPKVLIYAFANLKKSLALVNNKLGKLDDAKKNAIVQACDEIVAGKFDDNFPLAIWQTGSGTQSNMNMNEVIANRATEIMGGDFRKEKLVHPNDHVNMSQSSNDTFPTAMSIVSVEQVEKKLIPALDELIVTFEKKVKEFEGIIKIGRTHLQDATPLTLAQEFSGYLSMLLHSKEQIIASLPTLRELAIGGTAVGTGLNAHPELSEKVSEELSKLIGTKFVSSPNKFHALTSHDAINFTHGAMKGLAANLMKIANDIRWLASGPRCGLGELNIPENEPGSSIMPGKVNPTQCEALTMVAVQVMGNDAAIGFAASQGNFELNVFKPVIIYNFLQSLDLLADAMHSFNIHCAVGIEPNKEKIDHNLHNSLMLVTALNPHIGYENAAKVAKNAHKKGISLKESAMELGLVSEEDFAKFVDPTKMIGPKK from the coding sequence ATGGAATATAGAATTGAACATGACACCATGGGTGAGGTTAAAGTTCCTAATGATAAATATTGGGGTGCACAAACACAAAGAAGTTTTGAAAATTTTAAAATCAGTTGTGAAAAAATGCCAAAAGTTTTAATTTATGCCTTTGCAAATCTTAAAAAATCATTGGCTTTAGTAAATAATAAACTAGGAAAACTAGATGATGCTAAAAAAAATGCCATAGTGCAAGCTTGCGATGAAATCGTAGCTGGAAAATTTGATGATAATTTCCCTCTAGCAATATGGCAAACAGGATCTGGTACACAAAGCAATATGAATATGAATGAAGTTATAGCAAATCGTGCTACAGAAATTATGGGTGGAGATTTTAGAAAAGAAAAATTAGTTCATCCTAATGATCATGTTAATATGAGCCAAAGCTCTAATGATACTTTTCCAACTGCTATGAGTATAGTTTCAGTAGAACAAGTAGAAAAAAAACTTATCCCTGCTTTAGATGAGCTTATAGTAACTTTTGAGAAAAAAGTAAAAGAATTTGAAGGTATTATAAAAATAGGAAGAACTCATCTTCAAGATGCAACTCCACTTACATTAGCACAAGAATTTAGTGGATATTTGTCTATGCTGCTTCACTCAAAAGAACAAATCATAGCTTCATTACCTACTTTAAGAGAACTTGCTATAGGTGGAACAGCTGTTGGTACAGGATTAAACGCTCATCCAGAACTTAGTGAAAAAGTAAGCGAAGAATTAAGCAAACTAATAGGCACTAAATTTGTCTCAAGTCCAAATAAATTTCATGCACTAACAAGTCATGATGCAATTAATTTTACCCATGGAGCTATGAAAGGTTTGGCAGCAAATTTAATGAAAATTGCAAATGATATTAGATGGCTTGCCTCAGGTCCAAGATGCGGCCTTGGGGAATTAAACATACCTGAAAATGAGCCAGGAAGTTCTATCATGCCAGGTAAGGTTAACCCTACACAATGTGAAGCTTTAACTATGGTTGCGGTACAAGTTATGGGAAATGACGCAGCTATTGGTTTTGCAGCAAGTCAAGGAAATTTTGAACTTAATGTATTTAAGCCTGTTATTATTTATAATTTTTTACAAAGCCTTGATTTATTAGCTGATGCTATGCATTCATTTAATATCCATTGTGCTGTTGGTATAGAGCCAAATAAAGAAAAAATTGACCATAATTTACATAATTCTTTAATGCTAGTAACAGCATTAAATCCACACATTGGTTATGAAAATGCAGCTAAAGTAGCAAAAAATGCTCACAAAAAAGGAATTTCTTTAAAAGAAAGTGCAATGGAACTTGGCTTAGTAAGCGAAGAAGATTTTGCAAAATTTGTTGATCCTACAAAAATGATAGGTCCAAAAAAATAA